TGCCGGATTTCCGCGAGTCGATGCTGGCCTATTACGCCGAGATGCTGGCGCTCGGGGTGAAGCTGCACGAGGCGGTGGCGATGGACCTCGGCGTCGCGCCGGGCTTCTTCGAGACGCATTTCACCGAGCCCATGGCGACGCTGCGCCTGCTGCACTACCCGCCGGGCACCGGCGCGGCGGACGAGCGCGGCGCCTCGGCCCACACCGACTACGGTGCGCTGACGCTGCTGGCGACGGATGGCGAGCCGGGGCTGCAGGTGATGCCGCGCGGCGGGCACTGGATGGACGTGCCGCAGCTTCCGGGCGCGCTCATCGTCAATATCGGCGATTGCCTGATGCGCTGGACCAACGACATCTACGTCTCGACCACGCACCGGGTGCTGCCGCCGCTGCGCACCCGCCATTCGGTGGCCTTCTTCCTCGACCCCAACCCCGAGAGCCTGATCGCCGCGCTTCCGGGGACCGGCACGCCGGTCTACCCGCCGGTGCGCGCGGTGGATTACCTGCGCTCGCGGCTCGAGAGCACCGGCCAGCAGGACGCCCGGCCGGAGGGGCTTGCCGAGGACCGCGCCCGGGGCATCGCCTCCTGAGATCGCTCCCCGCCGCGCGGGGTCAGTCCTCGAGCGGGCGCTCGTGCAGCAGGAAGCCGATGGCACAGGCCAGCGCGGCGCCCGCCGCGGCGATGAGGAACACCGGGTGCAGCGCGGCGCTGAACCCCTCGATGATCGCCTGCTGCTGCTCAGCGGGCAGGGCGTGGATCATCTCGGCGCTCATGCTGCGGATGCCGCCGCCCATGCCCTCGGGCAGGTGCCCGGCGAGGTTGCGCGCGAGGCCGAGCCCGAAGATCGCGCCGAAGCCCGCCGTGCCGATCGAGCCGCCGATCAGGCGGAACATGTTGGCGCTGGCGGTGCCGACGCCGATCATGCTGCGCGGCACCGAGTTCTGGATCGCGGTCACGCCGACGCTGAACACCGGCCCGAGACCCAGCCCCACGCCCACCATGTTGAGCGCAAGGAGCCAGAGCGGCGTGTCGCCGGAGAGCCGGGTGAGCGCCAGCATCGACAGGCACAGCAGCGCGGTCGAGAGGATCGGCATCACCTTGTAGGTGCCGCGCTTCGACATGATCCGCCCGGCGCCGATCGAGCCGCCCAGCAGCCCGCCCATCATCGGCACGAGGAAGAGCCCCGACTGGGTCGGCGAGATGCCCTTGGCCACCTGCAGGAAGAGCGGCAGGAAGGCGATGGTGCCGAACATCGCCATGCCGATCAGGAAGCCCATGGAATTGACCGTCAGGAAGGCGTTGTTGCGAAACAGCGAGAGCGGCAGGATCGGCTCGGGGGCGCGGCGCTCGACCAGCACGAAGCCGACGAGCGCGGCGAGCCCGAGCGCGGCCAGCGCCAGCACGCCGGGATGGCTCCACGGCAGCACGGTGCCGCCCATGTTCGAGATCAGCACCGCCGAGGCGAGGATCGTCGCCAGCAGCACGGCGCCGGCGTAGTCCACCGACTTGCGGCTGCGGTCGGCGCGCGAGGGCAGGGCCATGCCCAGCACCACGAAGGCCAGCGCGCCCACGGGGAAGTTGACGAAGAAGATCCAGTGCCACGACCAGTGCTGCACGATGAAGCCGCCGAGCAGCGGGCCGACCACGGTCGAGACGCCAAAGGCCGCGCCCATCATCCCCTGCGCCTGGCCGCGCTGGCGCGCCGGCAGCAGGTCGCCCACCACCGCCATCGAGGTGACGATGAGCGCGCCGGCGCCCGCGCCCTGGATCAGGCGCCCGGCGATGATCATCCCCATGCTCGTGGCAAAGCCGCAGAGCACGGCGCCGGCGAGGAAGACGCCGATGGCGACGCGCAGCACCGCCTTTCGGCCATAGAGGTCCGAGAGCTTCCCGGCGATCGGCGCGCCGATGGTCGAGGCCATCAGGTAGGCGGTGATCACCCAGGTGATGTGCTCCATGCCGCCAAGGTCGGCGACCATGATCGGCATGGCGGTCGAGACGATGGTCTGCCCCAGCGAGGCGAAGAGCAGCGTCGCCGAGACCGCGAAGAGCGCAAGGCGCACCACCGCCGGATCATGCGGCGCGGCGGGGGCGGCGGGCTCGCGGAGGTCGACGGGATCGGCACGGTCGCTCATGCGCGGGGCTCCTTGATGGCTGGCGTGCGCGGCGGCACCGCGATGCAGGCGCGCCGCACTGGCCGGGGGCGAGTCGGGGGGCGCCTTGCGAAAATGGATTGCTGGGCGCATATATGTGCCTATGGCATATACATGTCAACGGCATGTAATTTGGAGCGCGGCACCATGCCCGACAAGGACGCGAGAATCCGGGACCACCTGCGGCGGGCGGGGATCGACGACGCCTCGGCGCAGGCGGCGATCGAGATCGACGTGGCGCTGCAGAAATGGCGCCGCCGGGTGATGAAGCGCGAGCTCGGGCAGCGGGCGCTGGCCGATCTCGGCCTGCCGATCGACCTTGCACAGCTCGACGTGCTGCTGGCGGTGCGCGCGCCCGAGGGCGAGTTCGACGACGCGCAGCCCTGCGGCGAGGAGACCGAGACCATGGTCTCGACCGTCGCGGCGCGTCTGCGCATCGACCCTTCGCGCGCGAGCCGGCTGGCCGCCGAGGTGATCCGCATGGGCCTCGTGCGCCGCGCCGTCAGCCAGCAGGACGCGCGCCGTACCGTGCTCGAGCTGACCCCGGCGGGATCCGAGATCGTCTCGGCGGTGCGCAGCTACAAGTTCCTCGTGCTGGGCAGCTTCCTCAAGGACTGGACCGCCGGGGAGATCGCGCTCTTCCTGCCGCTGCTCGACCGGTTCAGCGCCTGGTCCGATCGCGCCGGGCAGCACAGCGCCGAGGTCGCCGAACAGATCGGGGAGCTGCGCGCGGCGCTGGCCTCGCGGCCTTGCGGGGACGCTGACTAGGACGCCTCTAAGCGGTCCCAAAGCGTTTCAAAACTGCGAAGAATGTAAGCTCTCATGACCCGAAACTGGCAGGTTTCTGCCATGTGTGCGGGGCGCCGGGTTGTCACATAACCGACGCCGAGCTGTCATGCGGCTGTGCCATTGACCCTCCGCGCGGCATTTGCCCTCAATTGTTCGCATGGTCCGGCCGTGCGCGGTCTTGTCTGCCGCGTTCCCGTGCCGGGCGCGCCCGCATATCCGCCGCACCGGAGACCCGCATGACCCTGCCGCCCGTGATCGACTACTTCTTCGCGCCGATGTCGGGCTATGGCTACCTCGGCCACCAGGAGTTGATGGGGCTGGCGCGGCGGGCCGGGGCCAAGGTGCGCTTCCTGCCGATGGAGGTCGCGAAGGTCTACGAGGCCGCCGGGGTGACGCCGCCCTATGACCACACCGACCCCCGCCGCACCTACCGGATCGAGGACCAGGCCCGCTGGGCGCGCATCCGCGGCCTGCCGATGGCGGCCATGCCGCCGAGCTGGCCGACCGATCCCCGGCTTGCCTGCCGCTGCATCCTCGCCGCCGGGCGGCTGGGGCTCGACCAGGACGAGGTGACCTTTGCCTGCCTGCGCGGGGTCTGGGCCGAGCACCGCAACCTCGCCGACCCGGGCGACCTGCAGGAGGCCTTCGAGTCGGTCGACCTGCCCGCCGCCCGCATTCTTGCGCTGGCGCAGCGCGAGGAGCTGCGCGACGAGGCCGACGCGGTGACCGCCGAGGCGATCGAGAAGGGCATCTTCGGCTCGCCCACCTACGTGCTGCACGGCAAGCGCTACTACGGGCAGGACCGGTTTGACTTCCTCGGCGAGGCGCTGCAGCGCGCCGCCGCCTGAACGCGGCCTAGCGCGCCTCTTCCGGCAGCTCGCCGCTCTCGTAGCCCAGCATCTGCCCGCCAAGGTCGCGGAAGGCGCGCTGGCGGCAGGTGAGCACGAGGATCTGCAGATCGCTTGCCTGCCGGTGCAGCGCGTCGAACATGCGCTCGATCCGCGCGTCGTCGGTATAGACCAGCGCGTCGTCGAGGATCACCGGCGCGTGCCGCCCGCCGCGCGCCAGCAGCCGGGCGAAGGCCAGCCGCACCAGCAGCGCGATCTGCTCGCGCGTGCCGCCCGAAAGCACGTCCATCGGCTCTTCCCGGCCATTGCGGGCAAGGGCGCGCGGCAGGGCGCTGTCCTCGTCGAAGACCAGCTCGGCCTCGGGCCAGAACAGGCGCAGCAGCGGGCCAAGCTCGCGGGTGACGGGCTCGAAGTAATGCTCGCGCGCCTCCGACCGGGCAGTCTCCAGCGTCGTCTTCA
The Salipiger sp. H15 DNA segment above includes these coding regions:
- a CDS encoding MarR family winged helix-turn-helix transcriptional regulator, which codes for MPDKDARIRDHLRRAGIDDASAQAAIEIDVALQKWRRRVMKRELGQRALADLGLPIDLAQLDVLLAVRAPEGEFDDAQPCGEETETMVSTVAARLRIDPSRASRLAAEVIRMGLVRRAVSQQDARRTVLELTPAGSEIVSAVRSYKFLVLGSFLKDWTAGEIALFLPLLDRFSAWSDRAGQHSAEVAEQIGELRAALASRPCGDAD
- a CDS encoding MDR family MFS transporter, with protein sequence MSDRADPVDLREPAAPAAPHDPAVVRLALFAVSATLLFASLGQTIVSTAMPIMVADLGGMEHITWVITAYLMASTIGAPIAGKLSDLYGRKAVLRVAIGVFLAGAVLCGFATSMGMIIAGRLIQGAGAGALIVTSMAVVGDLLPARQRGQAQGMMGAAFGVSTVVGPLLGGFIVQHWSWHWIFFVNFPVGALAFVVLGMALPSRADRSRKSVDYAGAVLLATILASAVLISNMGGTVLPWSHPGVLALAALGLAALVGFVLVERRAPEPILPLSLFRNNAFLTVNSMGFLIGMAMFGTIAFLPLFLQVAKGISPTQSGLFLVPMMGGLLGGSIGAGRIMSKRGTYKVMPILSTALLCLSMLALTRLSGDTPLWLLALNMVGVGLGLGPVFSVGVTAIQNSVPRSMIGVGTASANMFRLIGGSIGTAGFGAIFGLGLARNLAGHLPEGMGGGIRSMSAEMIHALPAEQQQAIIEGFSAALHPVFLIAAAGAALACAIGFLLHERPLED
- a CDS encoding 2-oxoglutarate and iron-dependent oxygenase domain-containing protein; protein product: MIPVLDFEDLADDPEGFAFALGQACREDGFFLLTNHPVPEPLLARVFAASETFFALPEARKAPLSISGNPRNRGWARLGSEQQDGAHHPDRKEAFNVGLEMAANDPRVVAREPFRGPNLWPDVPDFRESMLAYYAEMLALGVKLHEAVAMDLGVAPGFFETHFTEPMATLRLLHYPPGTGAADERGASAHTDYGALTLLATDGEPGLQVMPRGGHWMDVPQLPGALIVNIGDCLMRWTNDIYVSTTHRVLPPLRTRHSVAFFLDPNPESLIAALPGTGTPVYPPVRAVDYLRSRLESTGQQDARPEGLAEDRARGIAS
- a CDS encoding 2-hydroxychromene-2-carboxylate isomerase; this translates as MTLPPVIDYFFAPMSGYGYLGHQELMGLARRAGAKVRFLPMEVAKVYEAAGVTPPYDHTDPRRTYRIEDQARWARIRGLPMAAMPPSWPTDPRLACRCILAAGRLGLDQDEVTFACLRGVWAEHRNLADPGDLQEAFESVDLPAARILALAQREELRDEADAVTAEAIEKGIFGSPTYVLHGKRYYGQDRFDFLGEALQRAAA